The Peribacillus simplex genome contains a region encoding:
- a CDS encoding DEAD/DEAH box helicase yields MKINISFNSEWNDEFLQKMENDGPWGNWELYKLAVQMEENLIIPDFEGLQAPKHLPQLTPLPHQLEAAKQVVEKMNGKAILADEVGLGKTIEAGLILKEYMIRGLVKKVLILVPASLVTQWAFELNTKFHIPAVVQRKSYVWDSCDVVISSIDTAKRVPHRDIIFTQEYDFIIIDEAHKLKNNKTKNYEFVQNLKKKFCLLLTATPIQNKVEEIFHLVSLLKPGHLGNASLFSEKYKGKGRNIIEDEHLKELVNTVMIRNRRADTGIEWTKRHVETITIEFSPTEQALYDAVSKFKPISDGSKGSAFSALTLQREACSSREAVFYTLKNMKEKYDQPSPDFLAKLDDLFSKVNETVQNSKAEKALELIKKIDDKVIIFTEYRATQLYLQWYLQQNGISSVPFRGGFKRGKKDWMRELFQKNIQVLIATEAGGEGINLQFCHHLINFDLPWNPMRLEQRIGRIHRLGQEEDVMIYNFATKNTVEEHILKLLYEKINLFEKVIGELDDILTKLDINNIEEYLIDVVGESKTEGEMKIKMDNFSSLIQFAQSMKEGEVHAATGNS; encoded by the coding sequence ATGAAAATCAATATATCCTTCAATTCTGAATGGAATGACGAGTTTCTGCAAAAAATGGAAAACGACGGTCCATGGGGAAATTGGGAGCTTTATAAGTTGGCGGTTCAAATGGAGGAAAACCTTATCATCCCTGATTTCGAAGGTTTACAGGCGCCCAAGCACCTTCCGCAGTTAACCCCGCTTCCCCATCAATTGGAAGCAGCCAAGCAAGTGGTGGAAAAGATGAATGGAAAGGCCATTTTAGCCGATGAGGTGGGGCTCGGAAAAACAATTGAAGCAGGCTTGATCCTAAAAGAGTATATGATTAGGGGGCTTGTAAAAAAAGTATTGATCCTTGTTCCAGCCTCCCTTGTCACACAATGGGCTTTTGAATTGAATACCAAGTTTCATATACCGGCAGTCGTTCAGAGGAAAAGTTATGTTTGGGACTCCTGTGATGTGGTCATTTCATCCATTGATACAGCGAAACGCGTTCCACATCGAGATATCATTTTCACTCAGGAATATGACTTCATCATTATTGATGAAGCTCATAAACTTAAAAACAATAAGACGAAGAACTATGAATTCGTCCAAAATCTGAAAAAGAAATTTTGTTTACTCCTGACAGCCACTCCGATTCAAAATAAAGTCGAGGAGATTTTTCACCTCGTTTCGTTATTGAAACCGGGCCACTTGGGAAATGCCTCACTCTTTTCGGAAAAGTATAAAGGGAAAGGCCGGAACATCATTGAAGATGAACACCTAAAGGAACTGGTCAATACTGTCATGATTCGAAACCGGCGGGCCGATACTGGCATTGAATGGACAAAACGGCATGTGGAAACCATCACCATTGAATTTTCTCCAACGGAACAGGCATTGTACGATGCTGTTTCCAAATTCAAGCCTATTTCGGATGGATCAAAAGGAAGCGCCTTTTCGGCTCTCACTCTCCAAAGGGAAGCATGCAGCAGCAGAGAGGCGGTCTTTTATACTTTAAAGAATATGAAAGAAAAATATGATCAGCCTTCCCCTGACTTTTTGGCAAAGCTTGATGATTTATTTTCTAAAGTGAATGAAACAGTTCAGAACTCCAAAGCTGAAAAAGCCTTGGAACTGATCAAGAAAATTGATGACAAAGTGATCATCTTTACCGAATACCGGGCGACTCAGCTATATCTCCAATGGTACCTACAGCAGAATGGGATTTCTTCGGTTCCTTTCCGAGGCGGTTTTAAGCGCGGAAAGAAAGACTGGATGCGAGAATTATTCCAAAAGAATATACAGGTATTAATTGCAACAGAAGCTGGCGGGGAAGGGATAAACCTTCAGTTTTGCCATCACTTGATTAATTTTGACCTGCCATGGAACCCCATGAGGCTCGAACAGAGAATTGGACGGATTCACCGCCTTGGTCAGGAAGAAGATGTGATGATTTATAACTTTGCCACGAAAAATACAGTAGAAGAACATATTCTGAAGTTACTATACGAAAAAATAAATTTATTTGAAAAAGTAATTGGAGAATTAGATGATATTCTAACCAAACTGGATATCAATAACATTGAAGAATATTTAATCGATGTGGTCGGCGAGTCCAAAACAGAGGGCGAAATGAAAATCAAAATGGATAATTTTTCATCATTAATCCAATTCGCTCAATCAATGAAGGAAGGTGAGGTTCATGCAGCAACGGGAAATTCATGA
- a CDS encoding prepilin-type N-terminal cleavage/methylation domain-containing protein has product MKMNRVIWNPFVMLRKNDGFTMIEMLFSLMILMTTSLFVL; this is encoded by the coding sequence ATGAAGATGAATCGGGTAATCTGGAATCCATTTGTGATGCTGCGAAAAAATGATGGCTTTACGATGATCGAAATGCTTTTTTCATTAATGATTTTAATGACGACGTCCCTTTTTGTTCTATAG
- the comGB gene encoding competence type IV pilus assembly protein ComGB, translating to MKPKSKWKVKEQAVFISKLGELLNHGYPLADALHFLEFQESKKKAEDFTQAKADLRNGYPLHMVLSHLDFHPQLVSYIFYGEQYGDLERALKEGGRYWKKRTEDMDKVKKLMVYPVFLVFFVSIVFYILQSVLLPKFQTIYFTMDVDQHTLLKLMSASTFILPALPFLFLGLLLFLYVLKRFWFNGLCPLRQRRILMGIPIFGTFLKLYETYFFASQFSGLLSGGLSINDSIKLFSINQQQPFYQKLCNIIKDDLIEGRSLETIFRELPYFDRNLPVVAANGQKYGRLDAELLHYSRFLLERIEERMNAILKIIQPLMFSLIGLLIVSIYLAVLLPMFSLLEGI from the coding sequence TTGAAACCAAAAAGTAAATGGAAAGTAAAAGAGCAGGCGGTCTTTATTTCGAAGTTAGGTGAATTATTGAATCATGGTTATCCATTAGCGGACGCTTTACATTTTCTTGAGTTTCAGGAATCAAAGAAGAAAGCGGAAGACTTCACTCAGGCTAAAGCCGATTTAAGGAACGGTTACCCGTTGCACATGGTGCTGAGCCATCTTGATTTTCATCCGCAGCTTGTAAGTTATATATTTTATGGAGAACAATATGGCGACCTGGAACGGGCGTTGAAAGAAGGAGGGCGATATTGGAAGAAAAGAACCGAGGATATGGATAAAGTAAAAAAGTTAATGGTGTATCCCGTATTCTTAGTCTTTTTTGTAAGCATCGTTTTTTATATTCTTCAGAGTGTTCTCCTTCCCAAATTCCAGACAATCTATTTCACGATGGATGTCGATCAGCACACACTCTTAAAATTAATGTCAGCCTCCACATTCATTCTTCCAGCACTCCCCTTCTTATTTCTCGGATTGCTCCTATTCTTGTATGTACTCAAACGATTTTGGTTTAACGGATTGTGCCCATTAAGGCAGCGAAGGATTTTGATGGGAATTCCTATATTCGGGACCTTCCTCAAATTATACGAAACTTATTTTTTTGCCAGCCAATTCAGTGGCTTGCTTTCCGGAGGGCTATCGATAAACGATAGCATCAAATTATTCTCGATAAATCAACAGCAGCCTTTTTACCAAAAACTATGCAATATCATTAAGGATGATTTAATCGAGGGCAGATCACTTGAAACGATTTTTCGGGAGCTCCCATATTTTGATCGGAATTTACCGGTGGTCGCTGCAAATGGTCAAAAATACGGCAGACTTGATGCGGAGCTGCTTCATTACAGTCGTTTTTTACTGGAGAGGATTGAAGAGAGAATGAATGCAATCTTGAAAATCATTCAGCCTCTTATGTTTTCGCTTATAGGTCTTTTGATCGTATCCATTTATTTGGCAGTTTTGCTGCCGATGTTCTCACTGCTCGAAGGTATATAG
- a CDS encoding YqzE family protein, with the protein MSTNAYIKYLTQQLVEYFNLTKKERKEKRRHRKEDKNHGMSHWFGIVPFALSMFVRKNIKK; encoded by the coding sequence ATGTCTACAAACGCTTATATTAAATATCTGACGCAGCAGCTTGTCGAGTATTTTAATCTGACGAAAAAGGAACGAAAAGAAAAGCGCCGTCACAGAAAAGAGGATAAAAATCATGGTATGTCCCATTGGTTTGGCATTGTCCCTTTTGCTTTGTCGATGTTCGTAAGGAAAAATATCAAAAAGTGA
- a CDS encoding DUF2626 domain-containing protein translates to MERMFRVCGFWTGIMAIFFYLGHMHQTSLLFFAQTIFFVLLSYLKLSERMYIYVFGAYLTVFFAGFSYWSVFMMTPGTAH, encoded by the coding sequence GTGGAACGCATGTTCAGAGTATGTGGATTTTGGACAGGAATTATGGCAATTTTCTTTTATCTTGGCCATATGCATCAAACGTCTTTGCTTTTCTTTGCACAAACGATCTTTTTTGTACTTTTAAGTTATTTGAAATTATCTGAGCGCATGTATATCTATGTTTTCGGCGCCTATCTTACCGTTTTCTTTGCAGGATTTTCCTACTGGAGCGTATTCATGATGACTCCGGGTACTGCGCATTAA
- the comGA gene encoding competence type IV pilus ATPase ComGA, with protein sequence MNELISIEKTAEKILTRAVQESASDIHIFFRREGPLIQFRIDNKLVPKETLSFFEAERLIAHLKFLASMDIGEKRRPQSGAITINLANQVVGLRLSTLPTAHLESLVIRLIPQQNILPLEQLSLFPSTVQKLIALLKHSHGMLIFTGPTGSGKTTTLYSLLHHAQEMINRNIITLEDPIENVSEKVLQVQINEKAGITYSVGLKAVLRHDPDVIMVGEVRDAETAKIAVRAALTGHLILTTMHTRDAQGAISRLLEFGVSLLEVEQSLIGVTAQRLVELRCLACKGDCALPCKMTARNKRASVYELLYGRSLAEVLRIMGDERGEATVSYRQLKDEIGKAVAMGYVDSKEYERLVYVETKK encoded by the coding sequence ATGAATGAATTGATATCGATTGAAAAGACCGCAGAAAAAATACTGACCCGTGCTGTACAGGAATCGGCATCGGATATTCACATTTTTTTTCGCAGGGAGGGACCTCTCATCCAATTCAGGATAGATAATAAGCTTGTTCCAAAGGAAACATTATCATTCTTTGAAGCTGAGAGGCTGATCGCTCATTTAAAGTTCCTGGCCTCGATGGATATAGGGGAGAAAAGGAGGCCCCAGAGTGGTGCCATCACCATCAATTTGGCTAACCAGGTGGTCGGACTCCGCCTTTCCACTTTACCCACTGCCCATCTCGAAAGCTTGGTCATCCGCTTAATACCCCAACAGAATATCCTTCCTCTAGAACAGTTATCCTTATTTCCAAGCACCGTTCAAAAATTGATTGCACTCCTTAAGCATTCCCATGGCATGCTGATATTTACCGGTCCGACTGGCAGTGGAAAAACCACTACACTATATTCCCTGCTTCACCATGCCCAAGAGATGATCAATCGAAATATTATTACACTTGAAGATCCAATTGAAAATGTATCCGAAAAGGTATTGCAAGTCCAAATCAATGAAAAGGCGGGCATTACGTATTCTGTCGGACTAAAAGCTGTTCTGAGGCATGACCCTGACGTGATCATGGTTGGGGAAGTCAGAGATGCAGAAACCGCCAAAATCGCAGTGCGTGCCGCATTGACCGGTCATTTGATACTTACAACCATGCATACAAGGGACGCCCAGGGCGCCATCTCCAGGTTACTGGAATTTGGTGTGAGCTTGCTTGAGGTTGAACAGAGTTTGATTGGCGTGACAGCACAGCGGCTGGTTGAATTGCGTTGCCTTGCATGTAAAGGGGACTGTGCTTTACCTTGCAAAATGACTGCCAGGAATAAAAGGGCAAGTGTATATGAATTGCTATATGGAAGAAGCCTGGCCGAGGTTCTCCGGATAATGGGAGATGAAAGAGGAGAGGCAACGGTAAGCTACCGCCAATTGAAGGATGAAATCGGAAAGGCGGTTGCGATGGGTTATGTGGATTCCAAGGAATACGAACGGCTGGTATACGTTGAAACCAAAAAGTAA
- a CDS encoding Spx/MgsR family RNA polymerase-binding regulatory protein, producing MAQLTFFSYPSCTSCRKTKKWLRANQVSFDERHLFRETPTVAELKRILELTSEGLDEVLATRSEAYKDLQVNIDEMMLSDAIQLLTKEPKLLRRPILIDGQKLVIGHNVDALRNLVSQRLNLKMSM from the coding sequence ATGGCACAGTTAACTTTCTTTTCGTATCCAAGTTGTACATCTTGCCGCAAAACAAAAAAATGGTTAAGGGCAAATCAAGTTTCCTTCGATGAGCGACATTTATTCAGAGAGACTCCAACTGTAGCAGAGTTAAAAAGAATTCTTGAATTGACATCGGAAGGGCTTGATGAAGTCTTAGCGACAAGAAGTGAAGCATACAAAGACTTACAAGTTAATATTGACGAAATGATGCTTTCTGATGCAATCCAATTATTAACAAAAGAACCGAAGTTATTAAGAAGGCCCATTCTCATAGACGGGCAAAAACTGGTGATTGGTCATAATGTAGACGCATTAAGAAATTTGGTTTCCCAAAGGCTTAATTTGAAAATGAGCATGTGA
- a CDS encoding MBL fold metallo-hydrolase: MKWKQIPLGPLQTNCYVVSDGQDCIIFDPGEEPQKIIQYIQTKNLKPLAILLTHAHFDHIGALDAIRDHYGIPAYIHEKEAKWLLDPALNGSQNWFPENPMRMKPADHILANEQELTIGGFTFEVFETPGHSPGSVSYYVKEERFLFSGDVLFQGSVGRTDLIGGSEAVLLNSIETKLLTLSDDAIVFPGHGPVTTILDEKNTNPFLR, from the coding sequence ATGAAATGGAAACAAATTCCTTTAGGCCCGCTGCAAACGAATTGTTATGTAGTTTCCGATGGACAGGATTGCATCATTTTCGATCCGGGTGAAGAGCCACAGAAAATCATACAGTACATACAAACAAAAAATTTAAAGCCTTTGGCGATTTTATTGACACATGCACATTTTGACCATATCGGTGCTCTTGATGCTATTCGGGATCATTATGGGATACCTGCATATATTCATGAAAAAGAGGCCAAATGGCTGCTTGACCCCGCGTTGAATGGATCCCAAAACTGGTTCCCTGAAAATCCGATGCGAATGAAGCCTGCCGATCACATACTGGCAAATGAGCAGGAACTCACTATTGGAGGATTCACTTTCGAAGTATTCGAAACTCCCGGACACTCACCAGGGAGCGTTTCGTATTATGTGAAGGAAGAACGTTTCCTCTTTTCAGGGGACGTCTTGTTCCAAGGAAGCGTTGGCAGGACCGATTTAATAGGGGGAAGCGAGGCAGTGCTGTTAAATAGCATTGAAACGAAGCTGCTGACACTTTCTGATGATGCTATCGTTTTTCCTGGTCATGGGCCTGTCACGACCATTTTGGATGAAAAGAATACTAATCCCTTTTTGAGATGA
- a CDS encoding ComGF family competence protein, with translation MGSVDKLHPKEWEVFTMQMKQEVRSSKDQDVMGNKLYLLSGDQLSSFEQYEDKIRRRVNGMGHEVILQNISEFRVEKDGGVIVINITDKAGTTFSRRFHPFIRNVTKVDE, from the coding sequence ATGGGGTCCGTTGATAAATTGCATCCTAAAGAATGGGAGGTCTTTACCATGCAAATGAAGCAGGAGGTCCGGAGTTCCAAAGATCAGGATGTAATGGGAAATAAATTATATTTGCTTTCAGGTGATCAATTGTCATCGTTTGAACAATATGAAGATAAGATCCGAAGACGAGTGAATGGAATGGGGCATGAGGTCATCTTGCAGAATATTTCGGAATTCCGGGTTGAGAAGGATGGCGGTGTCATTGTTATAAATATAACGGATAAAGCAGGGACTACCTTCAGTCGAAGATTTCACCCATTCATTAGGAATGTTACGAAAGTCGATGAATAA
- the comGD gene encoding competence type IV pilus minor pilin ComGD produces MQIRHSNGGYTLSETLIVLVIFVLLISIGPNLYPSFTKGMENRLFLSQFHEDLFYAQQYAISHESLIYLHIDNTKKVYTVSSYKEGIVLERSIPEDIQFLSGTLGFSFHFNQYGNASKAGTLMIDTSKGKYKLTLNIGKGRFRIEKL; encoded by the coding sequence GTGCAAATACGGCATTCCAATGGGGGGTATACACTATCTGAAACCCTCATTGTCCTCGTTATTTTTGTACTCCTGATTTCCATCGGACCTAATCTATATCCTAGCTTCACTAAAGGAATGGAAAATAGGCTATTCCTATCTCAATTCCATGAAGATCTTTTCTATGCACAACAGTATGCCATCAGTCATGAGAGCTTGATTTACCTCCATATCGATAATACCAAAAAGGTTTATACCGTTTCGTCTTATAAGGAGGGAATCGTTCTAGAGAGAAGCATACCAGAGGATATACAGTTTTTAAGTGGCACTTTGGGGTTCAGCTTTCATTTTAATCAGTATGGAAATGCTTCAAAAGCCGGAACGCTTATGATTGACACCTCAAAGGGAAAGTACAAGCTGACCCTCAATATCGGTAAAGGGAGGTTCAGGATTGAGAAATTGTAA
- a CDS encoding YqhG family protein — protein MQQREIHDFLITYFKANDCEILDNAPTHLTVQLTIDMDKELMNRPFYWHYLEKTGGVPNPARMTFITDPEQAPSDLKGEMIHFGSPRLHQIIQSTKKLAGYTRLFEDTPPSKGGGNNPLFPWLTLNVKISYQCDRKKDTFMSIGLNLISGEIKEGFHHRVLPVKVTPKIPDYSFTLSPLIMPKSGLARLDTYIRTSFEDDDHSWAEEAMLRWQNDLNLLEHFYKDMDEKSESYYTEKEALKAQYEPNIRISIINGGLFYLSDRALG, from the coding sequence ATGCAGCAACGGGAAATTCATGATTTTTTAATAACTTACTTTAAAGCCAACGATTGCGAAATACTGGATAATGCACCAACCCACCTTACAGTCCAATTGACGATTGATATGGATAAAGAATTAATGAATAGACCCTTTTATTGGCATTATCTAGAAAAAACAGGTGGCGTTCCGAACCCGGCACGGATGACTTTCATTACCGATCCAGAACAAGCTCCATCCGATTTAAAGGGAGAAATGATTCATTTTGGATCCCCACGCCTTCATCAGATCATTCAATCAACCAAAAAGCTGGCAGGGTATACTAGACTCTTTGAGGATACTCCTCCATCAAAAGGCGGCGGGAATAATCCTTTGTTTCCTTGGCTGACCCTGAATGTGAAAATATCCTATCAATGCGACCGTAAAAAAGATACTTTCATGTCGATTGGATTGAATTTAATCTCGGGTGAAATCAAGGAAGGGTTTCACCATCGGGTTTTACCGGTAAAGGTCACCCCCAAAATACCGGATTACTCCTTTACGCTTTCACCTTTGATCATGCCCAAGAGTGGATTGGCAAGACTGGATACATACATCAGGACCAGTTTCGAGGATGATGACCATTCCTGGGCGGAGGAAGCAATGCTGCGCTGGCAGAATGATTTGAATTTATTGGAGCATTTTTACAAGGATATGGACGAAAAAAGTGAGAGTTATTATACCGAGAAAGAAGCACTAAAAGCTCAATATGAACCCAATATCAGAATATCCATAATCAACGGAGGATTATTTTACCTTTCAGATAGGGCGTTAGGATAA
- a CDS encoding DUF2759 domain-containing protein yields MILMVVFGLVAILGVAAVFTSLKKRNFLGFIFAAGSAVVFGWFTVMTIINSGFPVAH; encoded by the coding sequence ATGATATTAATGGTTGTTTTCGGACTTGTGGCTATATTAGGAGTGGCAGCTGTGTTTACCTCATTAAAAAAGAGAAACTTCTTAGGATTCATTTTTGCAGCCGGCAGTGCAGTCGTGTTTGGCTGGTTCACTGTCATGACTATCATCAACAGCGGTTTTCCTGTTGCCCATTGA
- the comGG gene encoding competence type IV pilus minor pilin ComGG: MNNQKGVVFPMVMIVASVFIMFTILMIDQFIIDKKFYKEVEESLVADHLVHLAIKDVTEEWGEEIPKIIQGEITYPNGVVRYSLMKQEGPYVYIEFSSTTKNDREGRVIIQYDIEAGKVKEWLEKQAV; this comes from the coding sequence ATGAATAATCAAAAAGGAGTCGTTTTCCCGATGGTCATGATTGTAGCAAGTGTTTTCATCATGTTCACGATACTGATGATAGACCAGTTTATCATTGATAAAAAGTTCTATAAAGAAGTGGAAGAATCGCTTGTGGCCGACCATCTTGTCCATCTAGCCATCAAGGATGTGACGGAAGAGTGGGGCGAAGAGATCCCAAAAATCATCCAGGGGGAAATTACATATCCCAATGGTGTGGTGCGGTATTCCTTGATGAAACAAGAAGGTCCTTACGTATATATCGAGTTTTCCTCCACGACAAAGAATGATCGCGAGGGCAGGGTCATCATTCAATACGATATAGAAGCGGGGAAAGTGAAAGAATGGTTGGAAAAGCAGGCTGTGTAA
- a CDS encoding helix-turn-helix transcriptional regulator gives MEQTLKITNVLADPTRYYIYQHIVNTHGDVSVQQIADSFNIHPNVARLHLSKLEDIDMLTSDSRKTGKGGRPSRLYRLSDKVIQLHFPYRNYQLLSRIAIQTMMTLGEQGKQALYETGKVFGEELIDQQLALNSTSIDRLGFWEKVDLLKNAATIAGLSPEIQASEEENKIYFRIFNCPFKEVAEVEPRTICSMHNSFLEGMFEALFENVDIVELENMMSNCATCSYQASVLT, from the coding sequence ATGGAACAAACGTTAAAAATAACAAATGTGTTAGCTGATCCCACCAGATATTATATATATCAGCATATTGTGAACACGCATGGTGATGTATCGGTACAGCAAATCGCCGATTCTTTTAATATCCATCCAAATGTTGCCCGTCTGCATTTGTCAAAACTGGAGGATATCGATATGTTGACCTCGGATTCCCGAAAGACCGGGAAAGGCGGTCGTCCCAGCAGACTTTATCGATTATCTGATAAAGTCATTCAGCTTCATTTTCCATATAGGAACTATCAGCTGCTTTCAAGGATTGCCATACAGACGATGATGACATTAGGGGAACAAGGAAAACAGGCACTTTATGAAACGGGAAAAGTATTCGGGGAGGAATTGATCGATCAGCAACTAGCCCTGAATTCGACATCGATCGATCGACTTGGTTTTTGGGAAAAGGTCGACTTGCTTAAAAATGCGGCTACCATCGCAGGGTTATCCCCTGAAATACAAGCAAGCGAAGAAGAAAATAAAATATACTTCCGTATTTTCAATTGCCCGTTTAAGGAAGTTGCTGAAGTGGAGCCAAGAACAATTTGCTCCATGCACAATTCATTTTTAGAAGGTATGTTCGAAGCCTTGTTTGAGAATGTCGATATTGTGGAATTAGAAAATATGATGTCCAATTGTGCAACATGCTCATACCAGGCTTCGGTTCTCACATAG
- a CDS encoding class I SAM-dependent methyltransferase — protein sequence MKNHLKELIAGSPQKRISFHDYMDAVLYTPNIGYYARAKEKIGPRGDFYTSGNVGDAFGRSLARWFVYLIKRCGVSPRIIEVGAGDGKLAYDILVFIKEMEPQIWDSLTYILVDGSPFHRKVQQERIGMFKQAVSAASLEKWTNVNGIVFSNELFDALPVHVIEKDKGALVEVFVTEKEGDLAEVREPLDNPDILSYLTERTITLNEKQRYEVPLKMVREYEKIVSCIESGILLTIDYGYTDREWKEPAHLQGSLRGYYQHQMIKDALMYPGDMDLTTHIHFDTLIEMGKRKELSNQGLFLQNEFLLKAGILEELKDHQGTDPFSKTAKRNRAIRGLIVPGGFSEHFKVLLQSKNLAEGVRIFPEW from the coding sequence TTGAAAAATCACTTGAAGGAATTGATTGCAGGAAGCCCCCAAAAAAGGATTTCCTTTCATGACTATATGGATGCTGTTTTATATACGCCAAATATAGGCTACTATGCACGCGCAAAAGAGAAAATTGGCCCAAGAGGGGATTTTTATACGTCTGGCAATGTTGGGGATGCATTCGGGAGATCACTGGCCAGGTGGTTCGTTTATTTGATAAAAAGGTGCGGAGTATCACCAAGAATCATCGAGGTCGGCGCAGGGGACGGTAAGCTGGCTTATGACATCCTTGTTTTCATAAAAGAAATGGAACCGCAGATATGGGACTCTCTGACTTATATCCTTGTGGATGGCAGTCCATTTCATAGAAAGGTTCAGCAAGAACGTATAGGGATGTTCAAACAGGCAGTTTCTGCCGCCAGTTTAGAAAAATGGACGAATGTAAATGGAATCGTCTTTTCAAATGAACTTTTCGACGCCTTGCCTGTACATGTCATTGAAAAGGATAAGGGAGCCCTTGTAGAGGTATTCGTCACTGAAAAGGAAGGCGATTTGGCAGAAGTGAGGGAACCTTTGGACAACCCTGACATTCTATCTTACCTTACAGAACGAACTATCACCTTAAATGAAAAACAACGATATGAAGTTCCTCTAAAAATGGTCCGTGAATATGAGAAGATCGTTTCCTGTATCGAATCGGGTATTCTCCTTACGATTGATTATGGCTATACCGATAGGGAATGGAAGGAGCCAGCTCATCTTCAAGGAAGCTTGAGGGGCTATTATCAGCATCAAATGATTAAAGATGCGCTTATGTATCCTGGTGATATGGATTTGACGACACATATCCATTTTGACACATTAATCGAGATGGGAAAAAGAAAGGAACTTTCCAATCAGGGGCTATTTCTTCAAAATGAATTCTTGCTTAAAGCAGGGATACTGGAGGAATTGAAGGACCATCAAGGAACTGATCCATTCTCGAAAACGGCAAAGCGTAATCGGGCAATTCGGGGGCTAATCGTTCCAGGGGGATTTAGTGAACATTTCAAAGTGTTGCTCCAATCAAAGAATTTAGCAGAAGGTGTGAGGATCTTTCCTGAATGGTGA
- the comGC gene encoding competence type IV pilus major pilin ComGC, giving the protein MMNERGFTLIEMLIVLLVISILLIITIPNITKNQSTIQSKGCEAFVKMAQAQVQAYEIDNAKLPGSIGELETQGYLKQTSCPNGDAISLDSKGKITVVE; this is encoded by the coding sequence ATGATGAATGAACGAGGTTTTACACTAATTGAAATGCTTATTGTTTTACTGGTAATATCCATCCTTTTGATTATAACGATCCCCAATATCACGAAGAACCAATCTACAATCCAGTCTAAAGGATGTGAAGCATTCGTGAAGATGGCCCAAGCACAGGTACAGGCTTATGAGATCGACAATGCTAAACTGCCCGGAAGTATCGGTGAATTGGAAACTCAAGGCTATCTCAAACAGACATCCTGTCCTAATGGGGATGCTATTAGTTTGGATAGTAAAGGAAAGATAACGGTCGTTGAGTAG